A portion of the uncultured Bacteroides sp. genome contains these proteins:
- a CDS encoding two-component regulator propeller domain-containing protein, with amino-acid sequence MRHFLIALLFSLFFLQEGFASIEIRSKQITIADGLPNNSVRYFLQDSKGFMWLGTLNGLSRYDGNSFLTFYPSADKPLSLQDRRVFDIAEDKNGFLWTSFSSEQFSCYDLKKACFVDFTGCGELRQKYSKKLIAQNGDVWLWHEGNGCRKISYTKDKGFTSVAYKQMNGKIPDDDVTFVAEGEAGVIWIGAKGGLTRVSGETSTIVDRKENFYQSASFKGSSYFLTTDNQIFVFDQVSSKLRRVAFSNLPEVSVTGCFLLKNSWIILTSEGVYDYNFRNKVMLPAPTLFGEDLKSAFVSTDNKKNLWIYNHTGTVWYVNARTAKQKQFRLIPSEKMGYIDFERYHIVHDSRNIIWISTYGNGLFAYNIAKDELSHFTAGMSGLSHIGSDFLLNITEDRSGEVWVSSEFSGISRISVINEGSYRFFPEDNSLLDRSNTIRMVSKLGEGEIWMGTRKGGLYIYDPQLTLKYVKRDFHSNIYAVKKDKEGKVWMGTRGDGLCIDGVWYKHGESDPHSIANDNIFCIYRDNKDRMWVGTFGGGLELAVKTDRGYKFYHYLNSAYGQKQIRVISEDKNGMMWVGTSDGVYVFDPDTLTTNPSRYYLYNYTNGKLKSNEVRCLLSDSKGRIWIGTSGAGFSICRPQHNYASLTFEHYTTHNGLSNDIVQSMAEDRNGYVWLATEYGISKFALEKKTFENYFFSAYPQGNVYTENSGCVCDNGNILFGSNYGFLVFDPAVVRKYTFSFPVVFTNLNVNGMNIMPDETDSPLSLSMPYSDEIHLKANQNSFVIDFSSFNYADAGQTKYSYRLLNYDKDWSIPSSLNFAAYKMLPYGEYELQVKACNSSGVWNENIATLKIIISPPFYLSFWAFIIYVLLILGGGYFAFRIARNFNRLHNKIQIEKQLTDYKLVFFTNISHEFRTPLTLIQGALERIQRLNVTSKELVHPLQTMEKSTNRMLRLIDQLLEFRKMQNNKLALSLEETDVIAMLYEIFLSFGDTAESKNMDFQFIPSVSKYKMYIDKGKLDKMVYNILSNAFKYTPQGGKIRLIVNVESEKDVLAIRVSDTGVGIPKEKRNELFNRFMQSNFSGNSVGIGLHLTHELVQVHKGSISYEENEGGGSVFTVNLPLDVKAYEDKDFLIPNNVLMREQNDILPTEHLEESDVLIAAATVPLNQQKILVIEDDNDVRRYLKEELGAYFEVVVADNGTTGFEMARTSEPSLIVCDVLMPGMNGFEVTRKLKSDFDTSHIPVILLTALSLPENHLEGIESGADAYLSKPFSIKLLLARIIKLLEQREKLKVKFSEEPGIMRSAICASERDKEFVDELHQLLEKNIGNANFSVDEFASIMGIGRTVFYKKVKGVTGYSPNEYIRIIRMKKAAELLLTGKLTVSEVSYKVGIDDPFYFSKCFKTQFGVAPSVYQKGK; translated from the coding sequence ATGAGACATTTTCTGATCGCTCTTCTTTTCTCTTTATTCTTTCTTCAGGAAGGTTTTGCTTCCATTGAAATTCGCTCCAAGCAGATAACCATTGCTGATGGGCTGCCTAATAATTCAGTTCGTTATTTTCTGCAAGACAGCAAAGGATTTATGTGGCTGGGTACGCTAAATGGCCTTAGCCGTTATGATGGAAACTCTTTTCTTACCTTTTATCCTTCTGCTGATAAACCGCTTTCTTTGCAAGACCGACGGGTATTTGATATAGCTGAAGACAAAAATGGCTTTCTGTGGACTTCTTTTTCTTCAGAGCAATTTAGTTGTTATGACTTGAAGAAGGCTTGTTTTGTTGATTTTACCGGGTGCGGGGAACTTCGGCAAAAGTATTCTAAGAAATTGATCGCTCAGAATGGAGATGTTTGGCTGTGGCATGAAGGAAATGGATGCAGAAAGATCTCTTATACGAAAGATAAAGGGTTTACATCCGTTGCATACAAGCAGATGAACGGAAAGATTCCTGATGATGATGTGACTTTTGTTGCCGAGGGAGAAGCGGGAGTTATCTGGATTGGCGCAAAGGGAGGCCTAACACGGGTTAGCGGTGAAACATCTACTATTGTAGACCGGAAAGAAAATTTTTATCAATCGGCTTCCTTTAAAGGAAGTAGCTATTTTCTGACAACAGACAATCAAATTTTTGTTTTTGATCAGGTATCCTCTAAATTGCGCAGGGTTGCTTTCTCAAACTTACCGGAAGTGTCGGTTACCGGCTGCTTTTTATTGAAAAATAGCTGGATCATACTTACATCTGAAGGTGTATATGACTATAATTTTAGGAACAAAGTGATGCTTCCAGCTCCTACTTTGTTTGGTGAGGATTTGAAGTCGGCTTTTGTTTCAACGGATAACAAGAAAAATCTCTGGATATACAATCATACGGGCACGGTGTGGTATGTAAACGCTCGTACTGCAAAGCAAAAACAGTTCCGTCTTATCCCTTCGGAAAAGATGGGATACATTGATTTTGAACGTTATCACATCGTGCACGATTCAAGGAATATAATCTGGATCTCGACTTATGGCAACGGACTTTTTGCTTATAACATTGCAAAAGACGAATTGAGCCATTTTACTGCAGGAATGAGTGGCTTGAGTCACATTGGATCTGATTTTCTATTGAATATCACAGAAGATCGTTCGGGCGAAGTTTGGGTTAGCTCTGAGTTTTCGGGCATTTCACGAATCTCTGTAATCAATGAGGGCTCTTATCGCTTTTTTCCTGAAGATAACTCACTACTTGATCGTTCAAATACGATTCGAATGGTGTCTAAACTTGGTGAAGGAGAAATTTGGATGGGGACACGTAAAGGCGGATTATACATCTATGATCCGCAGTTGACCTTAAAATATGTAAAGAGAGATTTCCACTCAAATATCTATGCTGTTAAGAAGGATAAAGAGGGTAAGGTTTGGATGGGAACTCGTGGAGATGGTCTTTGTATTGATGGGGTGTGGTATAAACATGGAGAATCTGATCCGCACTCTATTGCGAATGATAACATTTTCTGTATTTATCGAGATAATAAAGACAGAATGTGGGTAGGCACTTTTGGTGGCGGACTAGAGTTGGCTGTAAAGACTGATCGTGGGTATAAGTTCTATCATTACCTGAATAGCGCTTATGGACAGAAGCAGATTCGGGTAATCAGTGAAGATAAGAATGGAATGATGTGGGTAGGAACAAGTGACGGTGTCTATGTGTTTGATCCGGATACTCTTACTACGAATCCCAGTCGATACTATTTATACAATTATACGAACGGAAAGTTAAAGAGTAATGAAGTTCGCTGCCTGCTCTCTGATAGCAAAGGACGAATATGGATTGGAACATCGGGCGCAGGTTTTAGCATTTGTAGGCCGCAGCACAACTATGCATCACTGACGTTTGAGCATTACACCACCCATAACGGACTATCGAATGATATCGTACAATCAATGGCTGAAGATAGGAATGGTTATGTTTGGTTGGCTACCGAATATGGTATATCAAAGTTTGCGTTAGAGAAGAAAACGTTCGAGAATTATTTCTTCTCAGCCTATCCTCAAGGGAATGTATATACAGAGAACTCTGGTTGCGTTTGCGACAATGGCAATATTCTTTTTGGTTCTAACTACGGCTTTCTCGTTTTCGATCCCGCTGTAGTGAGGAAATATACATTCTCTTTTCCGGTAGTGTTTACCAATCTTAATGTGAACGGAATGAATATCATGCCTGATGAGACTGATTCTCCGCTTTCATTATCGATGCCTTATTCGGATGAAATTCATCTCAAGGCCAATCAAAACTCGTTTGTAATTGATTTCTCCTCATTCAACTATGCTGATGCGGGGCAAACAAAGTATTCGTATCGCTTGCTGAACTACGATAAAGATTGGAGTATTCCTTCTTCTTTGAATTTTGCTGCTTACAAGATGCTTCCTTATGGAGAGTATGAACTGCAGGTCAAAGCATGCAATAGTTCGGGGGTATGGAATGAGAATATAGCGACGTTGAAGATAATTATTAGTCCCCCCTTTTATCTTTCTTTTTGGGCTTTCATTATCTATGTGCTGCTTATTCTGGGTGGCGGATATTTTGCTTTCAGGATAGCCCGCAATTTTAATCGGTTACACAATAAGATACAGATAGAGAAGCAACTTACGGATTATAAGTTGGTGTTCTTTACCAATATATCGCACGAATTCCGTACTCCGTTGACTCTTATCCAGGGAGCGTTAGAGCGCATTCAACGTCTAAATGTAACTTCAAAAGAATTGGTGCATCCGCTGCAAACGATGGAAAAGAGTACGAATAGAATGTTGAGACTGATTGACCAATTGCTCGAATTCCGTAAGATGCAGAATAATAAATTGGCCTTGTCATTAGAAGAAACGGATGTCATTGCGATGCTGTATGAGATTTTCTTGAGTTTTGGAGATACGGCTGAATCAAAGAACATGGATTTCCAATTTATACCTTCGGTTAGTAAATATAAGATGTATATTGATAAAGGCAAATTGGATAAGATGGTTTATAATATATTGTCGAATGCGTTTAAATATACCCCACAGGGTGGGAAGATACGCTTGATTGTGAATGTTGAGTCGGAGAAAGATGTACTCGCAATTCGTGTGAGCGATACAGGGGTTGGAATTCCAAAAGAAAAACGGAATGAACTCTTTAATCGCTTCATGCAAAGTAATTTTTCAGGAAACAGTGTTGGCATCGGTTTGCATCTGACGCATGAATTGGTACAAGTGCATAAAGGCAGTATCTCTTATGAAGAAAATGAAGGAGGAGGTTCTGTGTTTACGGTCAATTTGCCATTAGACGTTAAAGCGTATGAGGATAAGGATTTTCTGATTCCGAACAATGTGCTCATGCGTGAGCAGAATGATATTCTTCCAACGGAACATTTGGAAGAATCGGATGTGCTGATTGCGGCTGCTACTGTGCCTCTTAATCAACAAAAGATTTTGGTGATTGAAGATGATAATGATGTGCGTCGGTATTTGAAAGAAGAACTTGGTGCTTACTTCGAAGTGGTGGTGGCTGATAATGGAACAACGGGTTTCGAGATGGCCCGAACTTCGGAACCGAGTTTGATTGTTTGTGATGTGTTGATGCCCGGGATGAATGGATTTGAGGTGACTCGAAAGCTTAAATCGGATTTTGATACAAGCCATATTCCGGTAATTCTGCTGACTGCTTTGAGCTTGCCCGAGAATCACTTGGAGGGTATAGAGAGTGGTGCGGATGCCTATCTCTCCAAACCATTTAGCATAAAACTGCTGTTGGCACGTATTATTAAATTGTTGGAACAGCGAGAAAAGCTGAAAGTGAAATTCTCCGAAGAACCAGGCATTATGCGTTCGGCAATATGTGCTTCGGAACGGGATAAAGAGTTTGTAGATGAACTGCACCAATTGTTGGAGAAGAATATCGGTAATGCGAATTTTTCAGTGGACGAGTTTGCCTCAATTATGGGAATTGGGCGTACTGTGTTTTATAAGAAAGTAAAAGGGGTGACAGGATACTCTCCGAATGAATATATTCGTATTATTCGTATGAAGAAAGCGGCAGAGCTTTTGTTGACCGGCAAACTAACAGTGTCGGAGGTGTCATACAAAGTGGGTATTGATGATCCGTTTTATTTTAGCAAATGTTTTAAAACGCAGTTTGGAGTAGCTCCTTCCGTATATCAGAAGGGTAAATAA
- the rhaM gene encoding L-rhamnose mutarotase, giving the protein MKREAFKMYLKQGCEVEYEKRHSAIWPELKKMLSDSGVCDYSIYWDKETNILFAYQKVKGDESSQDMGHDPIVQKWWDYMADIMETNPDNSPVTIPLKEVFRMD; this is encoded by the coding sequence ATGAAAAGAGAAGCTTTTAAAATGTACCTGAAACAGGGGTGCGAAGTAGAGTATGAGAAAAGGCACAGCGCCATTTGGCCGGAGTTAAAGAAGATGTTGTCCGATAGTGGAGTTTGTGATTACTCTATCTATTGGGACAAAGAGACAAACATCTTATTTGCTTATCAGAAAGTGAAGGGTGATGAGTCTTCCCAAGATATGGGACATGACCCGATTGTGCAAAAATGGTGGGATTATATGGCCGACATTATGGAGACCAATCCCGATAACTCTCCCGTAACCATCCCGTTGAAGGAAGTTTTTAGGATGGACTGA